The Echinicola jeungdonensis genome segment CTCCGACATGTTGGATAAAAAGATTGAGGATAGGCAATACTATGAATAAGCGTTTTTTTTGGAGTGTAATTCCTGTGGTTTTGCTTTTATTGGCAAGTTGTGCCAAACGACCTAACCTATATAGCTCAGATGGGGTAATGGAGGAATTTTCTCCCAATTATTTTGACTTCAGCTACCTAAGTGCCAAAGCTAGAATTGTACTGGAAGAGGATGGTGGAAAAACCACTCGGGGAACCCTTAATCTAAGGGCCAAAAAGGACAGCATTATTTGGTTTAGCCTTAGCCCGGGCTTGGGCATTGAGGCAGCTAGAGGAGTGATCACCCAGGAATCCATCCGTGTAAAAGACCGTCTCAATGGGAAAGAGATAGACCTTACCTTCGAGCAATTTCAAAACCAATATGGCTTAAGGCTTTCCCTGCCTTTGTTCCAAAATATCCTTTTTGCCAATGTCCCTAACCAACTCAGTTTCAGGGACAGGCTGATCCGGGTAGGAAAAACATTTACCCTGACCCAAAGGCGGGATGATATCCTTTATGAATCCGTTATTGGGGCCCAGCATGGAAAAGTCATGGAGCTTGAAACCTCCTCCCCATACCATAAAGGCAAGCTGACCGCCAATTACCCGACCTTTGAAAAGGTCAATGAGCAACCCTTTGCTCACAGGATATTGCTAACTATGCTCATGGATCAATCTTCAGGGCAAAAATCCACCTTGGTGAATATTGAGGTAAACAAGGTGGATTTGGAAGAAGGCCCCATGTCATTCCCTTATAATTTTTAAAATATGAAGATTAATCAATACCTCTTTTTATTGGTTTTGGTGTTGTACCAATTGGGTACAATTGACAATCCATTGTATGCCCAAACCAAAAGGAGTCGTGCCGAATTGGAAAAGGAAAAAGCCGAGGTACTTAAAAGGCTGGAGGAATTTGACAAAATCCTGGAAAAAACGGCCGCCCGCAAAAAAAACACCATCAGTGAACTGAATGTAGTCAATCGCCAACTGGAAACCAGGGCGAATTATATCAACACTTTGAACAATGAAGTCCTGCTGTTAAACCAGGAAATCAAGGATACCCAAAACCTGATCCAATCCCTGAAAGAGGACCTCGAGGAGTTAAAGGAAGAATATGCACAGATGATCTATACTTCTTCCAAACTTAACAGCGGGGTCACTGTTTTAAGTTTTATATTCAGCTCTTCTACATTTAAGCAGTTTTATATGAGGTTGAAATACCTCAAGCAATATAGTGATGCCCGGAAAAAGCAGGTTGACCAGATCAATAAAGTGAGTGCAGACCTGGAAAAACAAAACAACCAATTAGAAAAACAGAAATCGGACAAGCAACTTGCCCTGGAAAGGGAACAGGAACAAAAGAAAGAGTTGGCCAGCCTAAAGCAAGAACAACAACAAATTGTAAATAATCTGAGCCAAAAAGAAGAAGAAATCCGAAAGGACATAAAAAAAACCAAAAAACAACAGGAAGAATTAAACCGGTTGATTCGGAAAGTTATCGAAGAGGAGATCCGCTTGGCTGAAGCAGAAGCAAAAAAAGCCAACAGCAGGGCAACCAAATCGGCCGGAACCAACGTACCACTAACTCCTGAAAGTGCAGCTCTTTCCAATTCTTTCGCTGAAAACAAGGGGAATATGCCATGGCCAGTTGCCAGTGGGTTTATTTCCAGGAGATTTGGCACCCACCCTCACCCCACCCTCAGAGGCATTACCGAAACCAATGATGGGGTAGATATCCAGACCAACCCGGATGAAACCGTCAGGGCGGTATTTAGTGGAACGGTCACCAAAATCTCTACGGTCCCCGGCATGGGAGGAACCATTATCATCCGACATGGGGAATATTACACCATGTACAGCCGGCTTAGGACCATTTCGGTTAAGTCCGGACAAAAGGTGGCAGCAAGGGAAAAAATAGGTGAAGTATCCACAGGAAATGATGGTACATCAGAAGTTCATTTCCAGACCTGGAAGGGACTAAAAGT includes the following:
- a CDS encoding DUF4292 domain-containing protein, producing the protein MNKRFFWSVIPVVLLLLASCAKRPNLYSSDGVMEEFSPNYFDFSYLSAKARIVLEEDGGKTTRGTLNLRAKKDSIIWFSLSPGLGIEAARGVITQESIRVKDRLNGKEIDLTFEQFQNQYGLRLSLPLFQNILFANVPNQLSFRDRLIRVGKTFTLTQRRDDILYESVIGAQHGKVMELETSSPYHKGKLTANYPTFEKVNEQPFAHRILLTMLMDQSSGQKSTLVNIEVNKVDLEEGPMSFPYNF
- a CDS encoding murein hydrolase activator EnvC family protein, producing MKINQYLFLLVLVLYQLGTIDNPLYAQTKRSRAELEKEKAEVLKRLEEFDKILEKTAARKKNTISELNVVNRQLETRANYINTLNNEVLLLNQEIKDTQNLIQSLKEDLEELKEEYAQMIYTSSKLNSGVTVLSFIFSSSTFKQFYMRLKYLKQYSDARKKQVDQINKVSADLEKQNNQLEKQKSDKQLALEREQEQKKELASLKQEQQQIVNNLSQKEEEIRKDIKKTKKQQEELNRLIRKVIEEEIRLAEAEAKKANSRATKSAGTNVPLTPESAALSNSFAENKGNMPWPVASGFISRRFGTHPHPTLRGITETNDGVDIQTNPDETVRAVFSGTVTKISTVPGMGGTIIIRHGEYYTMYSRLRTISVKSGQKVAAREKIGEVSTGNDGTSEVHFQTWKGLKVMNPTIWLSSN